The proteins below are encoded in one region of Telopea speciosissima isolate NSW1024214 ecotype Mountain lineage chromosome 10, Tspe_v1, whole genome shotgun sequence:
- the LOC122643532 gene encoding lisH domain-containing protein C1711.05-like, whose translation MGTVCKIVYHYYGRTIERYVDPDKYGYLDMVYDVYSSVLRHIPKGKTVTFQMKFMLPDMIQEMEVMCDMDVLKMFCVAEQLDASRDEVSSLAVREDEFLSTMETARTDIQKRGGPSTIRPKKSTIRRGGATTMGNNIVRFNSKSIGTVGANTETPSTIRSSSRNCAKLSDTVAGFEHVQTASKCAGGVGVVKVSSQSTTTIGDTNAKGGVHVDSSSQTATIQESSAQGGEEDDSGTKDATDDEGFEMSDPDDEEWKEDSEDEVETSTDSSDSESDGDSEHSKSEVESKDELSHYQLDEAEGLKGVNQEGERISQQVG comes from the exons ATGGGTACTGTATGCAAAATAGTTTATCATTACTATGGGAGGACTATAGAGAGATATGTAGACCCAGATAAATATGGATACCTTGATATGGTATATGATGTCTACAGTTCAGTCTTGAGACATATCCCTAAGGGAAAAACAGTGACTTTCCAGATGAAATTCATGTTACCTGATATGATTCAAGAGATGGAAGTGATGTGTGATATGGATGTTTTAAAAATGTTTTGTGTGGCTGAACAATTGGATGCAA GTAGGGATGAGGTAAGCAGTTTGGCAGTTAGAGAGGATGAGTTTCTATCAACTATGGAGACAGCCAGAACTGATATTCAAAAGCGAGGTGGTCCTAGCACCATAAGACCTAAAAAGTCTACTATTAGGAGAGGTGGTGCCACTACCATGGGTAATAATATTGTGAGGTTTAATAGTAAGAGTATTGGCACAGTTGGTGCAAATACTGAGACTCCTTCTACTATCAGATCATCAAGTAGAAATTGTGCTAAACTTAGTGATACTGTTGCTGGTTTTGAGCATGTTCAGACCGCTAGCAAGTGTGCTGGAGGTGTTGGTGTGGTAAAGGTGTCAAGTCAGAGTACAACCACTATAGGGGATACTAATGCTAAAGGGGGTGTACATGTTGATTCAAGTAGCCAGACTGCTACTATACAGGAGAGTAGTGCTCAAGGGGGTGAAGAAGATGATTCAGGTACCAAGGATGCTACTGATGATGAGGGCTTTGAAATGTCTGATCCAGATGATGAAGAATGGAAAGAGGATTCTGAGGATGAAGTTGAAACATCTACAGATAGTAGTGATAGTGAGAGTGATGGAGATTCTGAACATAGTAAATCAGAGGTAGAGAGTAAGGATGAGTTGTCTCATTACCAGTTAGATGAAGCGGAGGGATTAAAGGGGGTAAATCAGGAGGGTGAAAGAATTAGCCAACAAGTTGGATAA